The following coding sequences are from one Plasmodium knowlesi strain H genome assembly, chromosome: 9 window:
- a CDS encoding OTU domain-containing protein, putative — MDGGKNENRISYHEYKRRLKKLTEEIKKEKKKKTINKNKNNENLTKLEEELSKLNAMYNLGNADEGSEINNSEKRKDHDGEENTREDIADGVTTTELYSYNAVSKKALRNIKRTQRKEMEIERIEQSRSKVGELEYDELVECLKEVNKTIHPIAPDGNCLYESILHQLRQRVTGCKYHEEDFLNILREERFSLDNINLRDYQNGGLFDFSIFSDFDPQGLSSDILRFLASVYILQNEEQFIHFVYATEEDEPTADTYFGYCEAIIKGCYGSEIEINALSKILKKKITVYDVNIKISYGEEHETELFICFHHKLYALGKHYNSVVDI, encoded by the exons ATGGATGGTGGAAAGAACGAAAATCGCATCAGTTATCATGAGTACAAAAGGAGGTTGAAGAAACTGacggaggaaataaaaaaggagaagaaaaaaaagacgattaacaaaaataagaataacgAAAATTTAACCAAACTGGAAGAGGAGCTGAGCAAACTGAACGCCATGTACAATCTTGGTAATGCAGACGAAGGAAGCGAAATAAATAACTCGGAAAAGCGTAAAGATCACGATGGAGAGGAAAATACACGTGAAGACATAGCCGATGGTGTAACTACCACGGAGCTGTACTCATACAATGCAGTTTCGAAAAAGGCAttaagaaatataaaaagaaccCAGAGAAAAGAGATGGAGATTGAAAGGATTGAGCAGTCGAGAAGCAAAGTAGGAGAGCTTGAATATGATGAATTGGTTGAATGTTTAAAGGAAGTAAATAAAACTATCCATCCCATCGCTCCAGATGGAAATTGCCTGTATGAGTCGATTTTACACCAACTCAGGCAGAGGGTAACCGGCTGTAAATATCACGAAGAAGATTTTTTGAATATCCTACGTGAGGAAAGGTTTTCTCTGGATAATATAAATTTGAGGGACTATCAAAACGGGGGTCTCTTTGACTTTAGCATTTTCTCCGATTTTGACCCACAGGGTTTGAGCAGTGACATACTGCGCTTTCTCGCTTCCGTGTATATTTTGCAGAACGAGGAACagtttattcattttgtgtatGCGACCGAGGAGGACGAGCCTACTGCTG ACACCTACTTCGGTTACTGTGAAGCTATTATAAAGGGATGTTACGG GAGCGAAATCGAAATCAATGCCCTCTCGAAAAttctgaagaagaaaattacggTCTATGACgtaaatattaaaatttcCTAT GGAGAGGAACACGAAACTGAACTGTTTATATGCTTCCACCATAAGTTGTATGCATTAG GGAAGCACTACAATTCGGTCGTTGACATTTGA